Proteins from one Oscillatoria nigro-viridis PCC 7112 genomic window:
- a CDS encoding Uma2 family endonuclease gives MTIAKSFELEVTHLPDHTELPESDGTFVKNFQELPQSIILTDSLRPILQRIHPDGRYRIGQDCGIYWRLTDPLERGAEAPDWFYVPNVPPLLNGEVRRSYVLWKEYVAPLIVLEFVSGNGSEERDRTPPPEPGQAEEQNAGKFWVYEQAIRVPYYGIYEVKKAAVEMYHLEDNCYQRMSANERGRYPIPQLGVELGIWQGEYDEMNLPWLRWWDSEGNLLLIGEERAREERLRAERERLRAGEERLRAEEERLRAEEEKQRADRLAAKLREMGINPDEV, from the coding sequence CAAATCATTTGAATTGGAAGTCACCCATCTCCCAGACCACACTGAATTACCAGAGTCAGACGGTACTTTCGTGAAAAACTTTCAAGAACTTCCTCAAAGCATTATTCTCACTGATTCACTCCGACCAATATTGCAAAGAATTCATCCTGACGGACGCTATCGCATCGGCCAAGATTGCGGGATTTATTGGCGTTTAACTGACCCTCTCGAACGCGGTGCCGAAGCGCCCGATTGGTTTTATGTGCCGAATGTTCCCCCACTATTAAATGGTGAGGTGCGACGTTCTTATGTATTGTGGAAAGAATACGTTGCACCGCTGATTGTTTTGGAATTTGTTTCGGGTAATGGTTCAGAAGAGCGAGACAGAACCCCTCCGCCCGAACCCGGTCAAGCCGAAGAACAAAATGCGGGCAAATTTTGGGTTTACGAACAGGCGATTCGCGTGCCTTACTACGGGATTTATGAAGTGAAAAAAGCCGCTGTAGAAATGTATCATTTAGAAGACAATTGCTATCAGCGCATGAGTGCAAATGAGCGCGGTCGCTATCCGATTCCTCAGCTTGGAGTTGAGTTGGGAATTTGGCAAGGTGAATATGATGAGATGAATTTACCTTGGTTGCGTTGGTGGGATAGTGAAGGGAATTTGCTGTTAATTGGAGAGGAACGTGCCCGAGAAGAACGCCTGCGGGCGGAACGAGAACGCCTTCGCGCTGGAGAAGAACGCCTTCGCGCTGAAGAAGAACGCCTTCGCGCTGAAGAAGAAAAACAACGCGCCGATCGCCTAGCAGCAAAATTGCGCGAAATGGGGATTAATCCTGATGAGGTGTGA
- the thiC gene encoding phosphomethylpyrimidine synthase ThiC, with product MRTEWIAKRSGQSNVSQMHYARQGVITEEMHFVAKRENLPPELIRAEVARGRMIIPANINHPNLEPMAIGIASKCKVNANIGASPNSSNMEEEVDKLKLAVKYGADTVMDLSTGGGNLDEIRTTIIKASPVPIGTVPIYQALESVHGNMESLTANDFLHIIDKHAQQGVDYQTIHAGILIEHLPLVRNRITGIVSRGGGILARWMLHHHKQNPLYTHFNDIIEIFKKYDVSFSLGDSLRPGCTHDASDEAQLAELKTLGQLTRKAWEHDVQVMVEGPGHVPMDQIEFNVKKQMEECSEAPFYVLGPLVTDIAPGYDHITSAIGAAMAGWYGTAMLCYVTPKEHLGLPNAEDVRNGLIAYKIAAHAADIARRRPGARDRDDELSKARYNFDWNRQFELSLDPERAKEYHDETLPADIYKTAEFCSMCGPKFCPMQTKVDADALTELEKFLAKEPVAQS from the coding sequence ATGCGTACCGAATGGATCGCTAAGCGTAGCGGGCAGAGCAATGTATCTCAAATGCACTACGCCCGCCAAGGTGTAATTACTGAGGAAATGCACTTTGTTGCTAAGCGAGAGAATCTCCCGCCAGAACTGATCCGCGCGGAAGTAGCGCGGGGACGGATGATTATTCCCGCTAACATCAATCACCCGAATTTGGAACCGATGGCGATCGGCATTGCATCTAAATGCAAAGTCAATGCTAATATCGGTGCATCTCCCAACTCTTCCAATATGGAAGAAGAAGTTGACAAGCTTAAACTAGCAGTTAAATACGGCGCTGATACCGTGATGGACTTGTCCACTGGCGGCGGCAATTTGGATGAAATTCGCACTACGATTATCAAAGCTTCACCGGTGCCGATCGGTACTGTACCAATTTACCAAGCTCTAGAAAGCGTTCACGGTAATATGGAAAGCCTAACCGCGAATGACTTTCTTCACATCATTGACAAACACGCTCAACAAGGTGTTGATTACCAAACAATTCACGCCGGAATTCTCATCGAACATTTGCCGCTGGTGAGGAACAGAATTACTGGCATTGTCTCTCGCGGCGGCGGTATTTTGGCGCGGTGGATGCTGCACCACCACAAACAAAATCCCCTCTACACTCACTTTAACGACATCATTGAAATCTTCAAAAAATACGATGTTTCGTTTAGTTTGGGAGATTCTCTGCGCCCCGGTTGCACTCACGATGCTTCCGACGAAGCTCAATTAGCCGAACTCAAGACTTTGGGACAATTAACTCGCAAAGCTTGGGAACATGACGTGCAGGTAATGGTGGAAGGCCCCGGCCACGTGCCGATGGATCAAATTGAGTTTAATGTCAAGAAACAAATGGAGGAATGTTCCGAAGCACCCTTCTATGTTTTGGGGCCCTTGGTGACAGATATTGCGCCTGGATACGACCACATTACCTCAGCAATTGGGGCGGCGATGGCTGGTTGGTACGGTACTGCAATGCTGTGTTACGTGACTCCGAAGGAACACTTGGGATTGCCGAATGCTGAGGATGTCCGAAACGGGTTAATTGCTTACAAAATTGCAGCCCACGCAGCGGATATTGCGCGGAGGCGGCCGGGTGCGCGCGATCGCGATGATGAACTCTCAAAAGCGCGTTACAATTTCGATTGGAACCGTCAATTTGAGCTGTCATTAGATCCAGAACGGGCAAAGGAATATCACGACGAAACTTTGCCAGCGGATATCTACAAAACTGCTGAATTCTGTTCGATGTGCGGGCCTAAGTTCTGTCCGATGCAGACTAAGGTTGATGCCGATGCTTTGACAGAATTAGAGAAGTTTTTGGCTAAGGAACCTGTAGCCCAAAGCTAA
- a CDS encoding Uma2 family endonuclease, with product MSVQLQKRLFTVKEYHLMGETGILSEAERVELIEGEIIQMAAIGTRHATAVRRLNRLFHRLPEDRVIVDVQNPVLLSERTEPQPDVVLLQFRDDDYETAHPVPSEVLLLVEVADSTVDNDRNVKIPIYARSLIQEVWLVNLVENSLEVYRQPTPNGYSLILNLYPGQEVAPIAFPDFTVSVDLILSAGDRTSSTAEQ from the coding sequence ATGTCCGTTCAACTTCAAAAACGCCTTTTTACGGTGAAAGAATATCATTTAATGGGTGAGACAGGGATTCTTTCTGAAGCTGAGCGCGTCGAACTCATTGAAGGAGAAATTATTCAAATGGCTGCTATTGGAACTCGTCACGCAACTGCTGTGAGACGACTTAACCGACTTTTTCACCGATTACCAGAAGATAGAGTTATTGTTGATGTCCAAAACCCTGTTCTGTTAAGCGAACGTACTGAACCGCAACCTGATGTAGTATTGCTCCAATTTCGCGATGATGATTACGAGACAGCACATCCAGTTCCCTCAGAAGTGTTACTTTTGGTAGAAGTCGCTGACAGTACAGTGGATAATGACAGAAATGTCAAAATTCCTATTTATGCCCGATCGCTCATTCAAGAGGTTTGGCTGGTTAATTTAGTGGAAAACAGCTTAGAAGTTTACCGCCAGCCAACACCAAACGGTTATAGTTTAATACTAAACTTGTACCCTGGTCAAGAGGTGGCACCGATCGCCTTTCCTGATTTTACAGTCAGTGTGGATTTGATATTGAGTGCGGGCGATCGCACTTCCTCAACCGCAGAACAATAA
- the dcm gene encoding DNA (cytosine-5-)-methyltransferase, translating to MPKIRFIDLFSGIGGMRLAFESAARSLNLETECVLSSEINPDAQLVYQKNFADTPLGDIRLIDKLPEHEILLAGFPCQSFSYAGKKEGFGDTRGTLFFEIARLIDTFKPQAFIFENVRGLVSHDGGRTLETIKGEIKSRGYSFDYFLLNSSNFSLPQNRVRVYLVGILNASPQFKLITDLGPKDSHSSSHQQLSLFSPLSQPVTVSDILEDNPDAKYDCSPEFVKALKQIVNNDFSRLHGRRLIDYRGGNSIHSWELGLRGECSLDEIELMNLFILKRRNKEFGTDRDGKLLTKEQIATFFAHPNLDQILDSLVTKKYLQRNNNRYKPVSGNFSFEVYKFLDPQKISVTIVASDANRLGVYYHQRVRRITPREAARLQGFSDNFILHSNDEKAYHQLGNSVSINVVEAVALEVIQNVLCSTKQKVSAW from the coding sequence ATGCCAAAAATCCGTTTTATTGACTTATTCTCAGGAATAGGCGGCATGAGATTAGCGTTTGAATCCGCTGCTCGTTCCTTGAATCTGGAAACAGAATGCGTATTAAGCAGCGAAATCAATCCAGACGCTCAGTTAGTTTACCAGAAAAACTTTGCCGACACACCTTTAGGCGACATCCGATTAATTGACAAACTGCCTGAACATGAAATTTTACTAGCGGGATTTCCTTGTCAGTCTTTCTCCTATGCTGGCAAAAAAGAGGGCTTTGGAGACACCAGAGGCACCCTATTTTTTGAGATTGCCAGGTTAATTGATACCTTTAAACCTCAAGCATTTATTTTCGAGAACGTGCGGGGGCTTGTCAGCCACGACGGCGGCAGAACCCTCGAAACTATTAAGGGCGAAATCAAAAGCCGAGGTTACAGCTTCGATTATTTTTTGCTCAACAGCTCTAACTTTAGCTTACCTCAGAACCGCGTCCGAGTTTACCTAGTAGGAATTTTAAATGCTTCGCCCCAATTTAAGCTAATTACCGACTTAGGCCCAAAAGATTCGCATTCCTCTAGTCATCAACAGCTATCGTTATTTTCTCCCTTAAGTCAACCTGTCACAGTTTCAGATATTTTGGAAGACAATCCAGATGCAAAATATGATTGTTCGCCAGAATTTGTTAAGGCATTGAAACAAATAGTTAACAATGATTTCAGCCGACTGCACGGTAGGCGGCTAATTGACTATCGCGGCGGCAATTCGATTCATTCTTGGGAACTGGGTTTGCGAGGCGAGTGCAGTTTAGACGAAATTGAATTAATGAATCTTTTTATCTTGAAAAGGCGCAATAAAGAATTTGGAACTGACCGAGATGGCAAGCTCTTAACTAAAGAGCAAATAGCTACTTTTTTTGCTCATCCCAATCTCGATCAAATTCTGGATTCCTTGGTAACAAAAAAGTACCTGCAACGGAACAACAATCGATACAAACCTGTATCCGGTAACTTTTCCTTTGAAGTCTATAAATTTCTCGATCCGCAGAAAATTTCTGTAACAATTGTTGCCAGTGATGCTAATAGATTAGGAGTTTACTATCATCAGCGAGTCCGCAGGATTACTCCCCGCGAGGCGGCGCGGTTACAAGGTTTTTCCGATAATTTTATTCTGCATTCTAATGATGAGAAAGCTTATCATCAACTGGGTAATAGTGTAAGTATTAATGTAGTTGAAGCTGTTGCTCTAGAAGTTATCCAAAATGTTTTGTGCTCTACCAAACAAAAAGTTAGCGCCTGGTGA
- a CDS encoding type II site-specific deoxyribonuclease: MSTQNYRRTVEEIRELASMFWPSDLSQKEAELSVIPKLIETQEQFIAILSVPVSELSGLFQIVEASTLSANMFLKHLIVLADFGGEMIKRVNSQFTSMFPLKRLDYLWNLQTYSYQFTFLPASGQLTNNKLGIDGKKILQNQSLSLAHKDLIAILLFGASSLNEKSAEVLAKCEIGNYLGQPDKLNKFIKQRYIWVSRITSGSQSNTLGQIAQNFVKEYLQDNLGVIDIAIRPNAHLPGVRHTDQESEKGLTTFDLVLSKEDKFVAIEISFQVTTNSVIERKAGQARARFEQIENAGYKMAYIIDGAGNFERENAIRTLCTYSHCTVAFSHNELNVLCDFLRDYFVPNNE, from the coding sequence ATGTCAACTCAAAATTACAGAAGAACAGTTGAAGAAATCCGTGAGTTAGCTTCTATGTTTTGGCCTTCCGACTTATCTCAAAAGGAAGCAGAACTCAGTGTCATACCAAAATTGATAGAAACTCAAGAGCAATTTATCGCTATTCTTAGCGTCCCAGTTTCGGAGTTAAGCGGACTATTTCAAATAGTAGAAGCTTCAACACTTTCTGCAAATATGTTCCTGAAGCATTTAATTGTACTGGCGGACTTTGGGGGAGAAATGATAAAAAGAGTGAATAGTCAGTTTACTTCTATGTTTCCCTTAAAGAGATTAGATTACCTTTGGAACCTGCAAACTTACTCTTATCAATTCACTTTTCTACCAGCATCAGGTCAACTAACCAATAATAAACTAGGGATTGACGGTAAAAAAATTCTCCAAAATCAATCTCTATCTTTGGCACATAAAGATTTAATAGCAATTCTTTTGTTCGGCGCTAGTTCGCTGAATGAAAAAAGCGCTGAGGTTCTAGCTAAATGTGAAATTGGTAATTACTTAGGTCAACCCGATAAATTAAATAAGTTTATTAAACAACGATATATCTGGGTTAGCCGGATAACCTCTGGGTCACAATCCAATACTTTAGGTCAAATCGCTCAAAACTTTGTCAAAGAATACTTACAAGATAATTTAGGGGTTATAGATATAGCTATTAGACCTAACGCTCATTTACCCGGCGTTAGACATACTGACCAAGAAAGCGAAAAAGGACTAACAACATTTGATCTAGTTCTTTCTAAAGAAGATAAGTTTGTTGCAATAGAGATTAGCTTTCAGGTAACAACAAATAGTGTAATTGAACGTAAAGCTGGACAAGCAAGAGCTAGATTTGAGCAGATTGAAAATGCAGGTTATAAAATGGCTTATATCATTGATGGCGCTGGTAACTTTGAGAGGGAAAATGCAATCAGAACCTTGTGTACGTACAGTCATTGCACTGTTGCATTTTCCCACAATGAACTGAATGTACTTTGCGATTTTTTGAGGGATTACTTTGTGCCTAACAATGAGTAA
- the pyrE gene encoding orotate phosphoribosyltransferase yields the protein MNAADLKVLRDRLLDLLCEFAYREGDFVLSSGQKSSYYINCKPVTLHAEGALATGRLLLSMLSSDVQAVGGLTLGADPIVTAVSVVSALGDRPIPALIVRKETKGHGTMAYIEGPLLPEGTNVAVLEDVVTTGKSAMQAVDRLRAAGYKVDRILSLIDREQGGGELYREAGLNFQAIFTIQDLKEWISSKK from the coding sequence ATGAATGCTGCGGATTTAAAAGTGTTGCGCGATCGACTTCTCGATTTGTTGTGCGAGTTTGCCTATCGCGAAGGCGATTTTGTGCTGTCTTCGGGGCAGAAAAGTTCTTATTACATTAACTGCAAACCGGTGACGCTGCACGCTGAAGGTGCTTTGGCAACGGGACGTTTGCTGTTGTCGATGCTGTCGTCGGATGTGCAAGCTGTGGGCGGCTTGACTTTGGGTGCTGACCCGATTGTAACTGCGGTGAGCGTAGTTTCGGCTTTGGGCGATCGACCTATACCAGCTTTAATTGTCAGAAAGGAGACGAAGGGACACGGGACAATGGCGTATATTGAGGGGCCGCTGTTGCCAGAGGGCACGAATGTGGCGGTTTTGGAGGATGTGGTGACGACGGGCAAGTCGGCGATGCAGGCGGTGGATCGGTTGCGGGCGGCTGGTTATAAAGTCGATCGTATTTTGTCTCTGATTGATAGAGAGCAAGGTGGAGGGGAATTATATCGCGAGGCGGGATTGAATTTTCAAGCCATTTTTACCATTCAGGATCTTAAGGAATGGATTAGTAGCAAGAAATAG
- a CDS encoding pentapeptide repeat-containing protein codes for MANKQHLALLKKGAVTWIEWRNLNPNLEPDLSEANLAQANLRGAHLWRSNLCKADLFKAKLIAANFAESNLSLANLSGAQLLETNLIKANLTGTNLQAADLRGADLSAANLIGADISGANLQQTDFGDANLIGAVMFRVNAMGANLNLANLSQANLTQAEVIEAHCYAANFSKANLGEAHFTAAYLFRANFSFAELSAADFRWANLGKADLRGANLTGANLRGAKLAGANLGEAILKGTIMPDGSIV; via the coding sequence ATGGCAAACAAACAGCATTTAGCGCTCCTGAAAAAAGGTGCAGTTACTTGGATTGAGTGGAGAAATCTCAACCCGAATCTAGAACCGGATCTCAGCGAAGCTAATCTCGCACAAGCAAATCTCAGAGGAGCGCATCTTTGGCGGTCGAACCTTTGTAAAGCAGACTTATTTAAGGCTAAATTAATTGCGGCTAACTTCGCCGAATCTAACCTCAGTTTAGCAAATCTTTCCGGAGCGCAACTGTTAGAAACTAATTTGATTAAAGCTAACTTAACTGGCACAAACCTCCAAGCGGCTGACCTGAGAGGAGCTGATTTGAGCGCTGCTAATTTAATTGGGGCCGACATTAGCGGTGCCAATCTCCAACAAACTGATTTCGGAGATGCGAATTTAATCGGTGCGGTGATGTTTCGAGTTAATGCGATGGGCGCGAACCTCAACTTGGCTAATCTCAGTCAAGCCAATCTCACTCAAGCGGAAGTGATTGAAGCACATTGCTATGCAGCCAATTTCTCTAAAGCTAACCTCGGGGAAGCTCACTTCACTGCAGCATATCTTTTCAGAGCCAATTTCAGTTTTGCGGAGTTGAGCGCTGCAGATTTCCGGTGGGCAAACCTCGGCAAAGCTGATTTGAGAGGGGCGAATTTGACCGGGGCAAATCTCAGGGGAGCGAAATTGGCGGGAGCTAATCTGGGGGAAGCTATTTTAAAAGGAACAATCATGCCTGACGGCAGCATTGTTTGA